A region of the Muricauda sp. MAR_2010_75 genome:
GATGTTGTGGTAGATTTGCGCCAAGATTCCCCCACTTTTGGTCAGCACATATCAATGGAACTGAGTGATGAGAACAACAAACAGCTCTTTATTCCAAGGGGAATGGCACATGGTTTTTTAACCTTGAGCGAGTCAGCAAAAGTTCTGTACAAATGTGACAATTATTACAATAAAGAAGCGGAGGGGAGCATTAGATACAATGACCCTATTTTGGAGATTGATTGGGAAAAGGATTTTGGAGAAATCTTGCTATCAGAAAGAGATGAAAAGGCACAAGACTGGAATATATATTTAAAACAATAGGATTCATAAAGGCCACCAAAATGTATGATAAAAGTAAAATGTTAATTGAACGGTAAAAAGATATTTTTTGAAAAAGAAAAAAAACCTTATAGTTTTTGGAACTCGACCTGAAGCTATAAAAATGGCTCCTCTGGTAAAACAGTTTGATAAGCATTCGGATGAGTTTGACACTAAAGTGTGTATAACGGCCCAACACCGGGAAATGTTAGATCAGGTCATTTCATTTTTTGATATAATACCGGACTATGACCTTAACCTTATGAAGCCAAACCAGAATCTTTATGGTTTAACGGCAGATATTATCCTAGGTTTAAAATCGGTTTTAGAAGATTTTCAGCCAGATTATGTATATGTACATGGCGATACCACCACCACCATGGCGGCTAGCATAGCCTCATTTTATTCTGGTTCAAAGGTCTGCCACGTTGAAGCAGGACTAAGAACATTTAATAAAAAATCTCCTTTTCCAGAGGAAATGAATCGGTGTGTAACGGGAGTGGTGAGTGACATACATTTTGCACCAACAGAGACTTCAAAAGGTAATCTGTTAAAGGAAAACAAAGTCTCCGATTCAATTGTGGTTACAGGCAACACAGTAATAGATGCGCTACACATGAGTGTTGCAAAAGTCAGGACTGAAACGTATAAAGATCCAGAAATAAGTAAACTATCTCAAATGTTGGATCCGAATAAAAAACTGATTTTGGTAACGGGCCACCGTAGAGAGAATCATGGCCAAGGCTTTCTGAACATCTGTGAAGCACTAAAAGAGCTTTCAATCAAGTATAGTGATGCTCAAATAGTATACCCTGTTCACCTTAATCCAAAGGTCCAAGCACCCGTTTATAAGATTCTTGGAGATATCCCAAATATAAAACTAATACCCCCATTATCGTATCCATCTTTTGTATGGCTCATGAATCAATCCTATTTAATTATAACAGATAGTGGAGGGGTACAAGAAGAGGCGCCAAGTTTGGGAAAGCCGGTTTTAGTGATGAGAGATACAACGGAAAGACCAGAAGCGGTAGAAGCTGGAACCGTACTTTTAGTCGGTACAAACAAGGATTTGATTGTATCCGAAGCCTCAAAACTAATGGATGATAAGAAGGCTTATGATAAAATGAAAAAGCTGCATAATCCTTATGGTGACGGTAATGCGTGTAAAAGAATTGTAGAACATATAAGAAATCAAAAATGAACGACCCTTCGGTGGTAATGGTGGGATTGGGCTATATTGGCCTACCTACAGCAGCATTGGTAGCACAGAAAAAAACTAAGGTGTTTGGAGTTGATATTAATCCAGAAGTGGTTAAGACCATTAATGCTGGTAAAATTCATATTGTGGAACCTGAACTTGATTTGGCTGTTTCCAAAGCCGTTGAGTCAGGGTACTTAGAAGCTGGGACTAAGCCAGTTTCTGCAGACACGTTTATAATTGTGGTACCTACACCGTTCAAAGGAAAAAATGAACCGGATATATCATTTGTACAAGCTGCCACAAAATCAGTTTTACCGTTTTTAAAGGAAGGAGATCTATATATTATTGAATCTACCTCGCCAATAGGGACAACCGAAAAAATGCGCGAATACATTTATCAAGAAAGGCCAGAGCTCAGGGATAAAATCTATATAGCCTATTGTCCCGAAAGAGTATTGCCTGGAAATGTAATGTACGAGTTGGTAAACAATGAT
Encoded here:
- the rfbC gene encoding dTDP-4-dehydrorhamnose 3,5-epimerase; the protein is MKATETKLKGCFVLEPTVFEDDRGYFYENHNHKDFCEAVGGEVTFVQDNVSYSKKGVLRGLHFQEGEHAQAKLISVLQGRIQDVVVDLRQDSPTFGQHISMELSDENNKQLFIPRGMAHGFLTLSESAKVLYKCDNYYNKEAEGSIRYNDPILEIDWEKDFGEILLSERDEKAQDWNIYLKQ
- the wecB gene encoding non-hydrolyzing UDP-N-acetylglucosamine 2-epimerase, with product MAPLVKQFDKHSDEFDTKVCITAQHREMLDQVISFFDIIPDYDLNLMKPNQNLYGLTADIILGLKSVLEDFQPDYVYVHGDTTTTMAASIASFYSGSKVCHVEAGLRTFNKKSPFPEEMNRCVTGVVSDIHFAPTETSKGNLLKENKVSDSIVVTGNTVIDALHMSVAKVRTETYKDPEISKLSQMLDPNKKLILVTGHRRENHGQGFLNICEALKELSIKYSDAQIVYPVHLNPKVQAPVYKILGDIPNIKLIPPLSYPSFVWLMNQSYLIITDSGGVQEEAPSLGKPVLVMRDTTERPEAVEAGTVLLVGTNKDLIVSEASKLMDDKKAYDKMKKLHNPYGDGNACKRIVEHIRNQK